One window of the Cryptomeria japonica chromosome 7, Sugi_1.0, whole genome shotgun sequence genome contains the following:
- the LOC131032603 gene encoding L-type lectin-domain containing receptor kinase SIT2-like, producing the protein MKILQYTKSKSKSRWSSTVEGLSVVLIFYLLPTSLIAQTHTNFIFNKFNASTLQFFGNASVQSSAITLNQRFQSTIGRAFYRHPVRIKGHGSLNSTLSFSTTFVFSIVPSSASESGFGLAFIMTPYRSPEGFLPGPYLGLISNLSVMGQASNHLFAVEFDTSKNFEFADIDDNHVGVDLNGLISVNSTPAGYWINSSQFQNLDLNSGQNIQAWIDYDNLQRELKVTIAEAGLDRPRKPLLYIKNISLFNILEEEIYVGFSAATGMIYEENYILAWSFATNGIAPSLNTSNLPSFVHRKSKTSNFRLIAGISTACVVFLLVVVAASFVRLQRNQYRDRIEDWEVEYWPHRFKYKDLHIATKGFREEELLGSGGFGRVYRGVLPTNGLQVAVKCILRETDDGVNEFIAEISSLGRLQHRNLVQIRGFCRRERQLFIVYDYMPNGSLDKMIFGNPKKMLDWNHRYRILRDVAAGLLYLHEEWEQCVVHRDIKSSNVLLDSELNGKLGDFGLARLYEHNENSHTTRVVGTLGYIAPEFVETGKASPATDVFSFGILLLEVACGRRPVNLSLQSAQIVLVDWVRELHVTGSLMDTADPNLGGQYVEGEMERVLKLGLICSNPHPDGRLGMRQVLQILEEEASLPSFGSPFYLDAIRVSSSWNSLPYSSHGTDASISKSNSLSGRITV; encoded by the exons atgaaaattttgCAATACACAAAAAG CAAATCGAAGTCGAGATGGAGCTCCACAGTGGAAGGCTTGAGCGTGGTCCTGATATTTTATCTGCTCCCCACCTCGCTTATTGCCCAAACCCACACAAATTTTATCTTCAACAAATTCAATGCGTCGACCCTCCAATTCTTTGGTAATGCTTCAGTGCAGTCCAGTGCCATTACCCTTAATCAACGATTTCAATCTACAATTGGCCGTGCTTTCTATCGACACCCTGTGCGTATTAAAGGTCACGGCTCTCTGAATTCTACTTTATCTTTCAGCACAACTTTTGTGTTTAGCATTGTTCCTTCTTCAGCGTCAGAATCTGGGTTTGGACTGGCGTTTATTATGACGCCCTACAGATCTCCAGAGGGCTTTTTACCAGGTCCGTACCTTGGTTTGATTAGCAATTTATCAGTTATGGGACAGGCCTCCAACCATCTGTTTGCAGTCGAGTTCGACACATCAAAGAACTTTGAATTTGCTGATATCGACGACAATCACGTTGGCGTGGATCTCAACGGTCTCATATCTGTAAACTCTACGCCTGCAGGCTACTGGATTAACAGCAGCCAATTCCAGAATTTGGATCTCAACAGCGGACAGAATATTCAAGCTTGGATTGATTATGACAATCTTCAAAGAGAGCTCAAAGTGACCATTGCAGAGGCTGGTCTTGATCGCCCACGGAAACCACtgttatatataaaaaatatatcccTTTTCAACATTCTAGAAGAAGAAATATACGTTGGTTTCTCAGCAGCTACGGGAATGATTTATGAAGAGAATTACATCCTGGCCTGGAGCTTTGCCACAAACGGAATCGCCCCATCCCTGAATACATCAAATCTTCCATCCTTTGTACACAGAAAATCAAAGACCTCAAACTTCAGACTGATAGCTGGCATTAGCACAGCTTGCGTTGTCTTTCTACTTGTTGTGGTGGCAGCATCATTTGTGCGGTTGCAGAGAAACCAGTACAGAGATCGGATCGAAGACTGGGAGGTGGAGTATTGGCCTCACAGGTTTAAGTACAAGGACCTTCATATTGCAACCAAGGGCTTCCGAGAGGAAGAACTTTTGGGATCCGGAGGCTTCGGTCGGGTATACAGAGGAGTCCTTCCCACAAACGGCCTCCAAGTAGCGGTGAAATGCATCCTTAGAGAAACCGATGATGGGGTGAACGAATTCATAGCAGAAATCTCAAGTCTTGGTCGCCTTCAACATCGAAATCTGGTGCAGATCAGAGGCTTCTGCAGGCGGGAAAGGCAGCTATTCATAGTTTATGACTACATGCCGAATGGAAGCCTGGACAAGATGATATTTGGAAACCCAAAGAAGATGCTTGACTGGAATCATAGGTACAGAATCCTCAGAGATGTGGCTGCCGGTTTGTTGTATCTTCACGAAGAGTGGGAACAATGCGTAGTGCACAGGGACATTAAGTCCAGCAATGTTTTGCTGGACTCAGAGCTGAATGGAAAGCTGGGGGATTTTGGGCTTGCCCGTCTGTACGAGCATAACGAAAACTCACACACTACTCGTGTGGTTGGAACACTGGGGTACATCGCACCGGAGTTTGTAGAGACAGGAAAGGCCAGCCCCGCCACAGACGTGTTCAGTTTTGGTATTTTATTGTTGGAGGTTGCATGCGGAAGGAGACCTGTGAATCTGTCCCTCCAATCTGCTCAAATAGTTCTGGTGGACTGGGTGAGAGAGCTCCATGTCACAGGCAGTCTCATGGATACAGCCGACCCAAATCTTGGTGGGCAATATGTTGAGGGTGAGATGGAGAGAGTGCTGAAACTGGGTCTGATCTGTTCCAATCCTCACCCAGACGGTAGGCTTGGCATGAGACAAGTACTCCAGATACTTGAAGAAGAAGCTTCACTACCAAGTTTTGGCTCTCCGTTTTATTTGGATGCGATTCGAGTGAGTAGTTCTTGGAATTCTCTTCCATATTCCAGTCACGGTACAGACGCTTCTATTTCCAAGTCAAACTCTCTTTCTGGCCGTATCACTGTATGA